The following are encoded together in the Gilvimarinus sp. DA14 genome:
- a CDS encoding glycosyltransferase, translating to MINSAERVILPSAFLKSALKEAYPQANTVVQAHPERVECAPQAYKVVVLGALSAEKGLALVEQLALLADQQASGLHVVLLGYPTEPTQAPITIRGNYQPEHLSELLALEKADAILFPAQVPETYSFTLSQAMASGLPIISSDIGALGERLRGYPAHHLLEPTAPVVEWLAELKQAVNYKRKEYKTFINTLDSYGQWYVKPIKRDRVEPLADVLALIELLQTFPAPVPVPGKPIKSLLHYGLQTRHFGVLHEVARRLQVVPDTEEEVAGMQQYREALQQRETIRLELDRACEKLDLTKAEFRSYVLEAEDDYRQLTRRYEVDMAAADESLELYRENLEQAKDSIERFQEQGQQAQGYIDHLESELNKARDQVQQAIDERDALLNSFSWKLTRPLRVLKRGIKKALLVLKVVLRHLLRPASYQRLFSMLRRRQWREVAGILGYQANAQVTQQQLVGQLSHEVQARVQTVQKALQPLDELTPLKLATSDQPEVSIVIPVYGQHQTTYQCLKSIAENPPAQAFEVVLADDCSPEPAAEALAVVEGIRIVRAEQNQGFVGNSNMGAQAARGEYVVLLNNDTLLTPGALDALVSTFDQHKQVGMVGAKLLNADGSVQEAGGIIWRDGSGWNWGRNQRADDPRFNYVRDVDYCSGAVLALKRDLFIQLGGFDEYYKPAYYEDTDLAFRIRELGLRVLYQPAAEVFHIEGVSHGTDETSGVKAYQVKNAKKFHQRWQRVLESHNDNAIDPEKESLRYTSGNVLVIEACMITPDQDSGSVRMLNLLQILKSEGYHVTFIADNLEFRDKVVRQLNAMGVEVLYGAWAGSVRRVLRKLGPSLDAIFVSRHYIASQYISLARAVAPQAKFIFDTVDLHFVREEREAELSGDQTLLQQSRDTKRKELGLIKDSDITLVVSEFEKKLLADIVPQARVEIVSNIHSHTPERPGYSEREGIIFVGGFRHPPNIDAVEWYSERVLPHVKRLLPGVKTTIIGSQMPDSIKALASDESLRVLGFVEDIEPELTSARVSIAPLRYGAGVKGKVNEAMNYAIPVVATACAVEGMHAEDGIDCLIADDAEEFAEKIARVYNDADLWAKISAGGVKNLESHFSPDAAKPAVQRIFA from the coding sequence TTGATTAATTCCGCCGAGCGGGTGATCTTACCCTCGGCTTTTCTCAAGTCCGCACTGAAAGAGGCGTACCCTCAGGCCAATACTGTTGTTCAGGCCCACCCAGAGCGGGTCGAGTGCGCTCCGCAAGCGTACAAGGTTGTGGTCTTAGGAGCTCTGTCGGCAGAAAAGGGGTTGGCGCTTGTAGAGCAACTGGCTCTATTGGCCGACCAGCAGGCGTCCGGATTACACGTAGTTTTACTGGGCTACCCTACTGAGCCCACTCAGGCTCCGATCACAATACGTGGCAATTATCAGCCGGAACATTTATCTGAACTGTTGGCGTTGGAAAAAGCCGATGCGATTTTGTTTCCCGCCCAAGTCCCAGAAACTTATAGTTTTACCCTAAGTCAGGCAATGGCCTCGGGCCTTCCTATTATCAGTTCGGATATTGGAGCTCTAGGCGAGCGCCTCCGCGGCTATCCGGCTCATCACCTGCTGGAGCCGACGGCTCCGGTGGTTGAATGGCTGGCAGAGCTTAAGCAAGCGGTGAACTATAAGAGGAAAGAATACAAGACTTTTATCAATACGCTCGATAGCTACGGTCAGTGGTATGTAAAACCTATCAAGCGGGATAGAGTCGAGCCTTTAGCTGATGTGTTAGCGCTGATTGAACTGCTGCAAACTTTCCCTGCTCCGGTCCCCGTGCCAGGCAAACCCATTAAGTCGCTATTGCACTACGGTCTGCAAACGCGTCATTTTGGTGTTCTTCATGAAGTCGCACGACGGTTGCAGGTTGTGCCCGACACCGAAGAGGAAGTGGCCGGGATGCAGCAGTATCGCGAAGCATTGCAGCAGCGTGAAACTATAAGATTAGAATTAGACCGTGCCTGTGAAAAATTAGATCTAACCAAGGCCGAGTTTCGCTCATATGTTTTGGAGGCAGAAGACGATTACCGTCAGTTGACCCGACGTTACGAAGTCGATATGGCGGCAGCGGATGAATCTCTTGAGCTATATCGGGAAAATTTAGAGCAAGCTAAGGACAGTATCGAGCGCTTCCAGGAGCAGGGGCAACAGGCGCAAGGATATATCGATCATTTAGAGTCAGAGCTAAATAAGGCACGTGATCAAGTTCAGCAGGCAATTGATGAGCGAGATGCACTACTAAACAGTTTTTCCTGGAAGCTTACACGACCTTTGCGTGTTTTAAAGCGTGGCATTAAAAAGGCCTTGCTCGTACTAAAGGTGGTGTTGCGACATTTGCTTCGCCCGGCGTCTTATCAACGATTATTCTCAATGCTGCGTCGGCGTCAATGGCGTGAAGTTGCAGGCATACTTGGGTATCAAGCCAATGCGCAAGTAACTCAGCAACAGTTGGTGGGGCAGCTAAGCCACGAGGTTCAGGCGCGGGTGCAAACGGTGCAGAAGGCGCTGCAGCCGTTAGACGAGTTGACGCCTTTGAAATTGGCGACCTCGGATCAGCCTGAGGTCTCGATTGTTATCCCCGTGTATGGACAGCATCAGACGACTTATCAGTGCTTAAAAAGCATTGCCGAGAACCCTCCAGCGCAGGCCTTTGAAGTGGTTCTCGCGGACGATTGCTCTCCCGAGCCTGCCGCAGAGGCGTTGGCTGTGGTAGAGGGTATTCGTATTGTACGCGCCGAGCAAAATCAGGGGTTTGTGGGCAACAGCAATATGGGCGCCCAAGCTGCACGCGGCGAGTATGTAGTGTTGTTGAATAACGATACCCTTTTGACACCAGGTGCTTTGGATGCGTTGGTAAGCACCTTCGATCAGCATAAACAAGTAGGTATGGTTGGGGCAAAACTGCTGAACGCTGATGGCAGCGTGCAAGAGGCCGGTGGCATTATCTGGCGTGATGGGAGTGGTTGGAACTGGGGGCGTAATCAGCGCGCCGACGATCCGCGATTTAACTATGTGCGCGATGTGGATTATTGCTCGGGGGCGGTATTGGCGCTTAAGCGAGATTTATTTATCCAGTTGGGCGGTTTCGACGAATATTACAAGCCAGCTTATTATGAAGATACAGATTTAGCTTTCCGGATTCGCGAGTTGGGTTTGCGGGTGCTCTACCAGCCGGCTGCTGAAGTGTTTCACATCGAGGGGGTTAGCCACGGCACGGATGAAACCAGTGGTGTTAAAGCCTATCAGGTGAAGAACGCTAAAAAATTTCATCAGCGCTGGCAGCGTGTGCTTGAATCTCATAACGATAACGCAATAGATCCAGAAAAGGAAAGTCTCAGGTACACGAGCGGCAATGTACTTGTCATTGAGGCCTGCATGATCACCCCTGATCAGGATTCGGGCTCTGTACGAATGCTCAATTTATTGCAGATACTTAAGAGTGAGGGGTATCACGTCACTTTTATTGCGGACAATTTGGAGTTTCGGGATAAAGTGGTACGTCAATTAAACGCCATGGGTGTCGAGGTGCTCTACGGCGCTTGGGCAGGTTCTGTTCGACGAGTGTTGCGTAAACTGGGGCCTTCGTTGGATGCGATTTTTGTCAGTCGACACTATATCGCTTCTCAGTATATTTCACTTGCACGCGCTGTAGCGCCGCAGGCGAAATTCATCTTTGATACGGTTGATCTGCACTTTGTGCGTGAAGAGCGAGAAGCTGAGCTTAGTGGCGATCAGACTCTTTTGCAGCAGTCGCGCGATACCAAGCGTAAAGAGCTTGGACTGATCAAGGATAGCGATATTACTCTGGTTGTATCCGAGTTTGAAAAGAAATTGCTCGCGGATATCGTACCGCAAGCCCGGGTCGAGATTGTTTCAAATATTCACTCCCACACTCCAGAACGTCCTGGTTATAGCGAACGTGAAGGAATTATTTTTGTCGGCGGCTTTAGGCATCCACCCAATATAGATGCTGTAGAGTGGTATTCCGAGAGAGTGCTGCCTCATGTAAAGCGCCTTCTTCCAGGGGTTAAAACCACGATTATTGGCAGTCAAATGCCTGACTCTATTAAAGCTCTTGCCAGCGATGAGAGTTTGCGGGTTTTAGGGTTCGTGGAGGATATTGAGCCCGAGCTAACATCAGCCCGTGTTTCGATTGCTCCACTTCGTTACGGTGCCGGGGTAAAAGGTAAAGTCAACGAAGCTATGAACTACGCTATTCCAGTGGTGGCTACCGCCTGTGCAGTGGAGGGTATGCACGCCGAAGATGGAATTGATTGTCTTATTGCGGATGATGCGGAAGAGTTTGCCGAGAAAATTGCGCGCGTGTATAACGATGCCGACTTGTGGGCGAAAATTTCTGCTGGTGGCGTTAAAAACCTGGAGTCACACTTTTCTCCGGATGCGGCAAAGCCGGCAGTGCAGCGAATCTTTGCCTAG
- a CDS encoding glycosyltransferase family 2 protein — protein MPAYNCESTLIEAVESVQRQSLQDWELLIVDDASEDSTLALARGLAAADKRIIVSSRPHNSGGAVAPRNEAVAAASGDYIAFLDADDKWCEDKLESQLFYMQRAGLDLSGTWVTVCDDQGAVTGRRCPEELVTFESMLKNNALACSSVMCKSYWLKKHPFPSVGHEDYALWLILLQEQVRAGILQRSLTFYRKHKRSLSANKFKVVPYFWHIYRRLLKFSWFQSAVFTCRYMALAALRDLKR, from the coding sequence ATGCCAGCTTACAATTGTGAGTCGACCCTGATCGAAGCGGTTGAATCTGTGCAAAGGCAGAGCTTGCAAGATTGGGAGCTGCTAATCGTTGATGACGCTTCAGAAGACTCTACCTTAGCGCTGGCTCGTGGTCTGGCTGCCGCCGATAAACGCATAATAGTAAGTTCTAGACCGCACAATAGTGGCGGCGCGGTAGCCCCGCGAAATGAGGCAGTAGCTGCAGCGAGCGGCGACTATATCGCGTTCTTGGATGCTGATGATAAATGGTGCGAGGATAAGCTCGAATCGCAGCTTTTTTATATGCAGCGGGCGGGATTGGATCTGTCCGGAACCTGGGTAACTGTGTGCGATGACCAAGGCGCAGTCACAGGCAGGCGCTGTCCAGAGGAGCTGGTGACCTTTGAATCTATGCTAAAAAATAACGCGCTAGCCTGCTCTAGTGTTATGTGTAAATCTTATTGGTTAAAAAAGCATCCCTTTCCAAGCGTCGGCCATGAAGATTATGCTTTGTGGTTGATTCTGTTACAAGAACAGGTCCGCGCAGGAATTCTGCAGCGCTCACTCACTTTTTATCGCAAACATAAGCGGTCTTTATCTGCGAATAAGTTTAAGGTGGTGCCATATTTTTGGCATATTTACCGCCGCCTGCTTAAGTTTTCTTGGTTCCAGTCCGCGGTTTTTACTTGCCGCTATATGGCTTTAGCCGCCTTACGCGATTTAAAGCGATAA
- a CDS encoding glycosyltransferase family 2 protein, whose product MNDILSSVASPSCADVIVPMYKGCDSTVKCVQSVLATLPVDSQLILVNDASPELGLTEHIERWRLDKRITLIENQQNLGFVASVNRGMSTTNNDVVLLNSDTEVSADWLSRLQRAAYQETEVATVTPFSNNATVCSYPSLSGDGVMLKGMGVNELHSVCALVNSGVTAELPTAVGFCMYIRRDCLNEVGDFDEEAFGKGYGEENDFCLRASQKGWKHLLAADCFVYHDGGVSFSEQKQGLVANAEKVIAERYPSYFSDVKKFIQRDPIRPFRDRIDAEIFRRGGGAATALWALRAQEYRSRSN is encoded by the coding sequence GTGAATGATATTTTAAGCTCAGTCGCTTCGCCTTCCTGTGCTGATGTGATTGTGCCAATGTATAAAGGCTGCGACTCCACGGTCAAGTGCGTTCAATCTGTACTGGCCACTTTGCCTGTCGATTCACAACTGATTTTAGTTAATGATGCATCACCTGAACTTGGTCTGACCGAGCATATAGAGCGATGGAGGTTAGATAAGCGAATTACTTTAATTGAGAATCAGCAGAATCTGGGTTTTGTAGCTAGTGTGAATCGTGGCATGAGTACAACAAATAATGATGTTGTGCTGTTAAATAGCGATACGGAAGTCTCTGCAGATTGGTTGAGTCGGTTGCAGCGCGCGGCATATCAAGAGACGGAAGTTGCGACTGTTACTCCCTTTTCCAATAATGCAACCGTTTGTTCCTATCCTTCGCTGAGTGGAGATGGTGTCATGTTAAAGGGCATGGGCGTGAATGAGCTTCATTCTGTTTGTGCGCTCGTGAATAGTGGCGTGACAGCAGAGTTGCCCACAGCGGTTGGTTTTTGCATGTACATTCGCCGCGATTGCCTGAACGAAGTGGGTGATTTTGATGAAGAGGCGTTTGGTAAGGGCTATGGTGAGGAAAACGATTTTTGCCTAAGGGCCAGCCAGAAGGGATGGAAACATTTATTGGCTGCAGATTGTTTTGTCTATCACGACGGTGGCGTCAGCTTTAGTGAGCAGAAGCAGGGCTTGGTCGCCAATGCTGAAAAAGTGATTGCTGAGCGCTATCCTAGCTATTTTAGCGATGTTAAAAAGTTTATTCAGCGAGACCCTATTCGTCCATTTCGCGATAGAATAGATGCCGAAATTTTTCGCCGTGGCGGTGGGGCAGCGACAGCGCTTTGGGCGTTGCGAGCCCAAGAATACCGTTCGCGCAGCAACTAA
- the gspD gene encoding type II secretion system secretin GspD: MNLREENFMTTRYIIKPLNLVLLTLALSGCATDGLFPQDSSPAVGLTEEPPLDVSSGNEELDAGHSEPNAQNEPEQLPAQLYPATRSMVNMPAASRPVALQGEDVTLNFQKTPLIDVVNGIMGDILGLDYIVEGNLNGQVSLRTRSAIPVDQLLVILESMLEINGASIIKTNNGRYIVSSNPNLQQLAPRYSNPESSGAGFSNVIVPLEYIGAAQMAEILKPVAPESAFVRVDSLRNLLILGGTRTQIDGWMEIVRTFDVDFLSGMAVGIFPIEFSTAEEVANALTTVLSSGPGGEGNELEGLVRIVPLDSLGSILVVTPKNSYLEKIKTWVARLDKAPDASTEPQLYVYDVENGNAVHLAQLLSSVFGGGGGGVSSVNDGVAPGLTATSTSGGTQGGASRNRGSNRGSGGSSASFSFGDSAKIIADDINNSLLIYATSSDYRKIEPALKRLDVVPLQVLIEASILEVTLRDDLRYGLEWYFDNSLRNGWSGNGMLDTGTGGIGPQLGFSYTFNNPLGDLRAVINTLAEKELVNVISTPSIMVLDNHSAAIHVGDQQPVRSSSTVTDGGTVTNSINYRDTGVKLEVVPSVNSGGLVSMSLMQSVTDVGSVDEATGQTRFYERNINSEVAVRSGESVVLGGLIKDNKTTGKAGVPFFQDLPIIGSLFGTTTISEDRTELLVIITPHVIQNDQQLRDVTSEMRRRMNALEIFNGMHGSGVEADD, translated from the coding sequence TTGAATTTGCGCGAAGAGAACTTCATGACGACACGATACATAATCAAGCCACTGAACCTGGTATTGCTAACCTTGGCACTCTCTGGGTGTGCGACCGATGGTCTTTTTCCGCAAGACAGCTCTCCCGCTGTAGGGCTGACAGAAGAACCACCGTTAGATGTTAGCTCAGGAAACGAAGAGCTCGATGCCGGGCATTCTGAACCGAATGCGCAAAACGAGCCGGAGCAACTACCTGCGCAGCTATATCCAGCGACTAGAAGCATGGTTAATATGCCGGCCGCTAGTCGTCCAGTAGCGTTGCAAGGGGAGGATGTAACACTTAATTTTCAGAAAACCCCTTTGATCGACGTAGTAAACGGCATAATGGGCGATATATTGGGGCTTGATTATATTGTCGAAGGAAATCTCAACGGGCAGGTTTCTCTACGCACCCGCTCGGCCATTCCGGTGGATCAGCTGCTGGTCATTCTGGAGTCTATGCTGGAAATTAACGGTGCCTCTATAATTAAAACTAATAACGGGCGCTATATTGTCAGCTCAAACCCAAACCTTCAGCAATTGGCTCCTCGTTACTCTAACCCCGAGTCGTCAGGGGCTGGTTTTAGCAATGTCATTGTGCCGCTTGAGTACATTGGCGCAGCGCAAATGGCTGAGATTTTAAAGCCTGTCGCTCCAGAAAGTGCTTTTGTTCGTGTTGATTCCCTGAGAAACCTACTGATTTTGGGCGGCACCAGAACACAGATTGACGGCTGGATGGAAATTGTACGGACGTTTGATGTCGATTTTTTATCTGGGATGGCCGTTGGTATATTTCCCATCGAGTTTTCTACAGCTGAAGAGGTGGCAAACGCCTTAACTACCGTGTTGTCTTCGGGGCCGGGCGGCGAGGGAAACGAGCTTGAAGGGTTGGTGCGCATTGTTCCGCTCGATAGTTTAGGCAGCATCTTGGTGGTAACGCCTAAAAACAGTTATTTAGAGAAAATCAAAACGTGGGTCGCACGGCTCGATAAGGCTCCGGACGCTTCTACCGAACCGCAGCTATATGTTTATGACGTGGAAAATGGTAATGCCGTTCACCTGGCACAGCTCTTGAGTAGTGTGTTCGGAGGCGGTGGCGGCGGAGTCAGCAGTGTCAACGATGGTGTGGCCCCCGGTCTAACCGCGACATCGACTTCAGGTGGCACCCAGGGTGGAGCCAGTCGCAATCGCGGTTCGAATCGAGGTTCAGGAGGTTCCAGCGCCAGCTTTTCGTTTGGTGATTCGGCTAAGATTATTGCAGATGACATCAACAACTCTTTGTTAATTTATGCAACAAGTTCGGATTACCGAAAAATTGAACCGGCGTTGAAGCGGTTAGATGTTGTGCCGTTACAAGTGCTCATAGAGGCCAGCATTCTCGAAGTAACCCTAAGAGACGACCTCCGTTATGGCCTTGAGTGGTACTTTGATAACAGCCTTCGAAATGGCTGGAGCGGCAATGGGATGCTAGATACTGGTACGGGTGGTATTGGTCCTCAACTGGGATTCTCATATACGTTCAATAACCCATTGGGTGACTTACGTGCGGTTATAAACACCCTGGCTGAAAAAGAGTTGGTAAATGTGATTTCCACGCCTTCTATCATGGTGTTGGATAATCATTCCGCTGCGATTCACGTGGGGGATCAGCAGCCGGTGCGATCTTCGTCGACTGTGACCGACGGTGGTACGGTCACTAACTCCATTAATTATCGCGACACAGGGGTAAAGCTAGAGGTGGTGCCCTCCGTTAACTCAGGCGGTTTGGTTTCTATGTCATTAATGCAGTCGGTTACTGATGTTGGCTCTGTAGATGAAGCCACCGGGCAGACACGCTTTTACGAGCGCAATATCAATAGTGAAGTGGCTGTGCGATCGGGCGAATCTGTCGTATTAGGTGGCTTGATTAAAGACAATAAGACGACCGGAAAGGCTGGCGTGCCCTTTTTTCAGGATCTACCTATTATCGGCAGTTTATTTGGGACAACAACAATTTCTGAAGACCGGACCGAACTGTTAGTGATCATTACGCCACACGTCATTCAAAATGATCAGCAGCTTCGCGATGTTACCAGCGAGATGCGTAGGCGTATGAATGCGCTGGAAATTTTTAACGGTATGCATGGTTCGGGTGTTGAGGCCGACGATTGA
- the gspM gene encoding type II secretion system protein GspM: protein MLNKAIWRKPEYVVVGCTFGFLLLVALYVILALLFKWYQYSASVADIEPKYARLAGLVQSEAQLRELEQEGRESLESLVYAASENTNTVATKLQQQARNIFSVAGLEVSASQISRAKQRDGFIHINIALNADGTLDSLAKAFEEIKQARPKIFVSKVIVQPKRRRSTNEPQLIEVRAQLRSLQAGGQGAEQQSY from the coding sequence ATGTTGAACAAAGCGATTTGGCGTAAACCTGAATATGTGGTTGTCGGATGTACCTTCGGCTTTCTTCTTCTTGTTGCGTTGTATGTGATTTTAGCGTTGCTTTTCAAATGGTATCAATACAGCGCCAGCGTAGCTGATATTGAGCCGAAATATGCAAGATTGGCTGGACTTGTTCAGTCTGAAGCTCAGTTGCGGGAGTTGGAGCAAGAAGGGCGTGAGTCCTTAGAGTCGCTAGTTTACGCGGCTTCTGAAAATACTAATACGGTGGCGACCAAGTTGCAGCAGCAGGCGAGAAATATTTTTTCGGTGGCAGGGCTGGAAGTCAGCGCTAGCCAGATTTCTCGCGCGAAACAAAGGGATGGGTTTATTCATATTAATATCGCTTTGAATGCCGATGGAACTTTGGATTCACTTGCTAAGGCATTTGAAGAAATTAAGCAGGCCCGACCTAAAATTTTTGTGAGCAAAGTGATTGTGCAGCCAAAGCGTCGGCGGAGTACAAACGAGCCACAACTAATCGAAGTGCGTGCGCAGCTGAGAAGTTTGCAAGCGGGGGGGCAAGGTGCCGAACAACAATCTTACTAG
- the rfbD gene encoding dTDP-4-dehydrorhamnose reductase — MHILVLGAGGQVGQELQRLASQSAEQWTFFDRQTLDLSKIDAIRPAICKARPDVIINCAAYTAVDKAEEERESADLINHLAVAELARAAQELDACLIHISTDYVFDGKHYRPYRPGDQTNPQGQYGATKLAGERAFIDSGAKGIIVRTSWVYSAFGKNFVGTMLRLGSEKDHLNVVADQIGSPTWAKDLAVALIAVAQSPALSQQRATIYHYSNAGVCSWYDFATCIMQRSGKACVIHPIPSEAFPTPAKRPHFSVLDCREIEKDFYVLRPHWLDSLNRALAEYTH; from the coding sequence ATGCATATTTTAGTCTTAGGCGCGGGAGGACAAGTCGGGCAAGAGCTGCAGCGGTTGGCATCGCAAAGCGCTGAACAGTGGACTTTTTTTGATCGCCAAACGCTCGACTTAAGTAAAATCGACGCTATCCGCCCAGCTATTTGCAAAGCCCGCCCCGACGTTATCATCAATTGCGCCGCGTACACGGCGGTGGATAAAGCTGAGGAGGAGCGCGAGAGCGCCGATCTTATCAATCATTTGGCCGTTGCAGAGCTCGCCCGCGCAGCACAAGAGCTGGACGCTTGTCTGATTCACATCTCTACCGATTATGTCTTCGACGGCAAACACTATCGCCCTTATCGCCCCGGGGACCAAACCAACCCACAGGGGCAATACGGAGCAACTAAGCTCGCAGGTGAACGCGCTTTTATCGACAGCGGCGCGAAAGGCATAATTGTTCGTACCAGCTGGGTTTACAGCGCCTTCGGCAAAAACTTCGTTGGCACCATGTTGCGTCTGGGCTCAGAAAAAGACCACCTGAACGTGGTTGCTGATCAGATTGGCAGCCCCACCTGGGCAAAAGATCTCGCCGTGGCACTTATAGCGGTCGCGCAAAGCCCAGCACTTTCGCAACAGCGGGCGACTATTTACCACTACAGCAACGCCGGAGTTTGCAGTTGGTACGATTTTGCCACATGTATTATGCAGCGGTCAGGCAAAGCATGCGTCATCCACCCCATTCCCAGCGAAGCGTTTCCCACACCGGCTAAACGTCCACACTTTAGTGTTCTGGACTGCCGTGAGATAGAAAAAGATTTTTATGTTCTAAGACCCCATTGGTTAGATTCCCTTAACCGGGCTTTAGCAGAATACACTCACTAG
- the rfbA gene encoding glucose-1-phosphate thymidylyltransferase RfbA encodes MKGIVLAGGSGTRLYPITQGVSKQLIPVYDKPMIYYPLSILMLAGIRDILIITTPEDQSSFQRLLGDGRHLGLNFEYVVQPSPDGLAQAFILGEEFIGDDSVCLVLGDNIYYGHHLSETLQNAVANADNEQATVFGYHVHDPERYGVVEFDSQGNAISIEEKPETPKSHYAVTGLYFYPNDVVKKAQEVKPSKRGELEITSINQMYLDDSRLKVELMGRGYAWLDTGTHESLLEAAQFIETIEKRQGLKVACIEEIAYELGYISREQLQDLAAPLAKNQYGQYLLRRAQEELPL; translated from the coding sequence ATGAAAGGCATAGTATTGGCTGGCGGCAGCGGCACGCGTTTATACCCTATCACCCAGGGGGTTTCCAAGCAGTTAATCCCGGTTTACGACAAGCCAATGATTTATTACCCGCTCTCTATATTGATGCTGGCGGGCATTCGCGACATTTTGATTATCACCACACCGGAAGATCAGAGTAGCTTTCAACGGCTTTTGGGCGATGGTCGGCATCTGGGGTTAAATTTTGAGTATGTGGTACAGCCCTCCCCCGACGGCCTGGCTCAAGCGTTTATCCTGGGAGAAGAGTTTATTGGCGATGACTCGGTATGCTTAGTACTCGGCGATAACATTTATTACGGCCACCATCTTTCAGAGACACTGCAAAACGCAGTCGCCAATGCGGATAACGAGCAAGCCACGGTATTCGGCTACCATGTGCATGACCCAGAGCGCTATGGGGTGGTGGAGTTTGACAGTCAAGGTAACGCCATCAGCATCGAAGAAAAACCGGAAACGCCCAAGTCGCATTATGCGGTCACCGGCCTGTACTTTTACCCGAATGATGTGGTGAAAAAGGCTCAAGAGGTGAAACCCTCAAAACGCGGCGAACTGGAAATTACCAGCATCAACCAAATGTACCTGGACGACAGCCGTCTGAAGGTAGAGCTTATGGGGCGCGGTTACGCGTGGCTGGATACCGGCACTCACGAAAGCCTGTTGGAAGCGGCGCAGTTTATTGAAACCATTGAAAAGCGTCAGGGCCTGAAAGTGGCATGCATCGAAGAAATCGCCTACGAGCTCGGCTATATTAGCCGCGAACAGTTGCAGGACCTGGCGGCACCTCTGGCCAAAAATCAGTACGGGCAGTATCTGTTGCGCCGCGCCCAAGAGGAACTACCGCTGTGA
- the rfbC gene encoding dTDP-4-dehydrorhamnose 3,5-epimerase, translating into MKITPQAIADVLLIEPKVFGDARGYFFESFRQDIFEAATGYPVNFLQDNESFSARGVLRGLHYQRAPYAQSKLVRVIQGEVIDVAVDIRVGSPTFGQHVAARLSSDNKHQLFVPRGFAHGFVVLSETAIFSYKVDNLYAPEHDSGIHFADQDLAIDWGINAQLIQTSDKDRALPSLNEKLNRDPDSLFRYEHNLYE; encoded by the coding sequence GTGAAGATTACCCCACAAGCCATTGCTGACGTTTTATTAATAGAGCCCAAGGTATTTGGCGATGCCCGAGGTTATTTTTTCGAGTCTTTTCGTCAAGATATTTTTGAGGCGGCCACTGGTTATCCAGTCAACTTCCTGCAAGACAACGAATCTTTTTCGGCGCGCGGTGTCCTGCGCGGCTTGCATTACCAGCGCGCACCCTACGCACAGAGCAAACTGGTGCGGGTTATCCAGGGCGAAGTCATCGATGTTGCAGTTGATATCCGTGTCGGCAGCCCAACATTTGGCCAACACGTTGCCGCACGCTTAAGTAGCGACAACAAGCATCAGCTATTTGTCCCTCGCGGCTTTGCCCATGGCTTTGTGGTATTGAGCGAGACCGCGATTTTCAGCTACAAAGTCGATAACCTTTACGCCCCCGAGCACGACAGCGGCATTCACTTTGCCGATCAGGACCTGGCCATCGACTGGGGCATAAACGCGCAGCTGATTCAGACTTCAGACAAAGACAGAGCACTGCCCTCTCTGAATGAAAAACTCAATCGTGATCCGGACTCACTTTTTCGCTACGAGCACAATCTGTACGAGTAA
- a CDS encoding glycosyltransferase, translating into MISVCLASHNGDKYIHEQIDSILSQLQLQDELIIVDDCSEDSTVDIVLGFADARIRVLQNETRLGHVQSFARAISETRGEHIFLADQDDIWPSGRLKLMYRSLQTEKYEAIAGNFTAIAASGKTLPRHQHSLKANQSNHRWTNLGGILLGRRAYYGCAMGFNRSLKTLILPIPKWVESHDLWIAMIANTRNTMGHIEECVLIKREHGNNLSSPTRRPWPIIIKSRCKMIASEVIALNRVRRLKPYSGK; encoded by the coding sequence ATGATCAGTGTTTGCCTGGCCAGCCACAATGGTGACAAGTACATTCACGAGCAAATTGATTCCATTTTGTCTCAGCTGCAGCTGCAAGATGAACTTATCATTGTGGATGACTGCTCAGAGGACTCGACGGTCGATATCGTCCTCGGGTTCGCCGACGCCCGAATTCGAGTACTGCAAAACGAAACGCGCCTGGGGCATGTACAAAGCTTTGCCAGAGCCATATCCGAGACACGCGGCGAGCATATTTTTCTAGCGGATCAGGACGATATATGGCCTAGCGGCAGGCTCAAGCTCATGTACCGCTCCCTACAGACTGAAAAATACGAAGCCATAGCGGGAAACTTTACAGCGATAGCCGCGAGCGGCAAAACCTTGCCCAGGCACCAACACTCTTTAAAAGCCAACCAAAGCAATCACCGCTGGACAAATTTAGGCGGCATCTTACTAGGCCGTAGAGCATATTATGGCTGCGCCATGGGGTTTAACCGCTCCCTAAAGACACTGATTCTGCCGATCCCTAAATGGGTAGAGTCCCACGACCTTTGGATCGCAATGATTGCTAATACCCGCAACACCATGGGGCATATAGAAGAGTGCGTACTCATCAAAAGAGAACATGGCAATAATCTTTCAAGCCCCACCCGCAGGCCTTGGCCAATTATCATAAAATCCAGATGCAAAATGATCGCGAGCGAAGTTATCGCTTTAAATCGCGTAAGGCGGCTAAAGCCATATAGCGGCAAGTAA